From Candidatus Defluviilinea gracilis, a single genomic window includes:
- the add gene encoding adenosine deaminase has protein sequence MSAVERVTASLNTFRALPKVELHRHLEGSLRLDTMLDVATQHGITIPADVLRLSTLVQIQEEDKLTFQNFLSKFNTLRLFYRSPDVIHRITREAVEDAAKDNVKYMELRFTPVALSRAERFPLHDVIDWVLSSAKDAGETHGVTVRLIASVNRHESAELAEQVAWLAADHVKDGLIALDLAGNEADFPSQPFYGIFKEAKQAGLHVTIHAGEWGPAYNVREAIEEIGAERIGHGVRVMEDDSIVALARERQTAFEVCITSNYQSGVFESLETHPLMQMLEAGLNVTINTDDPSISRITLSHEYYAACEDLKMPQKTLKQRIVAAAKASFIEENEKAKLVKQLEKDLKL, from the coding sequence ATGAGCGCCGTCGAACGAGTCACCGCTTCGCTGAATACGTTTCGGGCATTGCCCAAGGTGGAGTTGCATCGTCATCTCGAAGGCTCACTGCGTCTCGACACCATGCTCGACGTCGCAACGCAACACGGCATCACCATCCCGGCAGACGTGTTGCGACTAAGCACGTTGGTGCAGATCCAAGAAGAAGACAAACTCACCTTCCAGAATTTTCTCAGCAAATTCAACACCCTGCGGCTGTTCTATCGCTCGCCCGACGTGATCCATCGCATTACGCGCGAAGCCGTCGAAGATGCGGCGAAGGACAATGTGAAGTACATGGAATTGCGCTTCACGCCCGTTGCGTTGAGTCGCGCGGAACGTTTCCCCCTCCATGATGTGATCGATTGGGTCTTGTCCAGCGCAAAGGATGCGGGGGAAACACACGGCGTGACTGTGCGGCTGATCGCCTCTGTCAACCGGCACGAAAGCGCGGAATTAGCCGAACAGGTTGCCTGGCTGGCGGCAGACCACGTGAAAGACGGCTTGATTGCGCTCGATCTGGCAGGCAACGAAGCGGACTTTCCTTCGCAACCGTTTTACGGGATATTCAAAGAGGCGAAGCAGGCCGGTCTGCATGTGACCATCCACGCGGGCGAATGGGGACCCGCTTACAACGTGCGCGAAGCCATCGAAGAGATCGGCGCGGAACGGATCGGTCACGGCGTGCGCGTGATGGAAGATGACTCCATTGTGGCGTTGGCGCGCGAACGACAGACGGCATTCGAAGTGTGCATCACCAGCAATTATCAGTCGGGCGTTTTCGAATCGCTCGAAACACATCCGCTCATGCAAATGCTCGAGGCGGGCTTGAACGTCACCATCAACACCGACGACCCCAGCATTTCGCGCATCACCTTGAGCCATGAATATTACGCCGCCTGCGAAGACTTGAAAATGCCGCAAAAAACTTTGAAGCAGCGCATCGTGGCGGCGGCAAAAGCGTCTTTTATCGAAGAAAACGAAAAAGCAAAACTTGTGAAGCAATTGGAAAAGGATTTGAAGTTATAA
- a CDS encoding sigma-70 family RNA polymerase sigma factor — translation MNDVVSLLKAAQKLDEEALTAIFDQYAPAIYKYTLRLCHDPIQADNIVGDVFAQLLEQFAAGKGPRTNLRSYLYQTAYHLVVDRSRDNQHTAPLEVAVDRLDRGQLTPTQTQIEERVMMEALISAMNSELTDDQRHVIILRFLEDFSLKETADIVGKEVNNIKVIQNRGIAKLRKALGLQLEEL, via the coding sequence ATGAACGACGTTGTTTCCCTGCTCAAAGCCGCCCAAAAATTGGACGAAGAAGCGCTCACCGCCATCTTCGACCAATATGCCCCTGCCATTTACAAATACACGCTCCGTTTATGTCACGACCCAATTCAAGCGGACAATATCGTCGGCGATGTTTTCGCTCAACTGCTCGAGCAATTCGCCGCGGGGAAAGGTCCGCGCACGAACTTGCGTTCCTACCTTTATCAGACCGCGTATCACCTCGTGGTGGACCGGTCGCGCGATAACCAGCATACCGCCCCGCTGGAAGTTGCCGTAGACCGGCTCGACAGAGGGCAACTCACCCCCACCCAGACCCAGATCGAAGAGCGCGTTATGATGGAAGCGTTGATCTCAGCCATGAACTCGGAACTCACCGACGACCAGCGGCACGTCATCATCCTGCGGTTCCTGGAAGACTTCAGCCTGAAAGAAACTGCGGATATCGTTGGAAAAGAAGTCAACAACATCAAGGTGATTCAAAACCGGGGGATCGCAAAATTGAGAAAAGCGCTTGGTTTGCAACTCGAGGAACTGTAA
- the acnA gene encoding aconitate hydratase AcnA, translating to MNDYFKARDVLKVGNKEYTYYRLDALEKAGLTQLKRLPFSIRIMLEAALRQCNDKEITQQDVKNIAAWTPLPSPLKGGSRPGIPFLPARVIMQDFTGVPAIVDLAAMRAAVARLGGDPKKINPLVPVDLVIDHSIQVDFFATPEALQRNTEMEFLRNKERYEFLKWGQHAFQNFRVVPPMTGIVHQVNLEYLADMVMTKKDGKEIVVFPDTLVGTDSHTTMINGLGVVGWGVGGIEAEAVMLGQPMDMLLPDVIGFKLHGKLKEGVTATDLVLTVTQMLRKKGVVDKFVEFYGPGLETMSLPDRATIGNMAPEYGATIGYFPVDKETLRYMRLTGRSEETIALTEAYARAQGLFHDASMHEPEFTDTLELDLGAVVPSLAGPKRPQDRIPMVELKETFSKILSAPVKERGFELKPEALNAEATYGTNGGSMKMKHGAVVIAAITSCTNTSNPSVLVAAGLLAKKAVEKGLNVKPYVKTSLAPGSRVVTEYLKQADLLDPLAKLGFNVIAYGCTTCIGNSGPLPAEVAKAVTGSDLVAAAVLSGNRNFEGRIHSLVKANFLASPPLVVAYALAGTVDIDLDKEPLGTGSDGAPVYLKDLWPSQKEINDVASSSVRAEMFRDKYSDVFSGSDMWKDIKVTGGDLYEWDENSTYIHHPPYFQTLALDASEVKDIKGARVLGMFGDSITTDHISPAGNIAVDSPAGKYLQERDVAPQYFNSYGSRRGNDLVMARGTFANIRLKNLLVAPKEGNWTKHHTSGEVMSIFDAAMKYQSEGVPSIILAGKEYGSGSSRDWAAKGPMLQGVKAVIAESFERIHRSNLVGMGVLPLKFMDGQTAESLGLKGDEVFDIAGLNNISPKAVLTAKATKADGSVVEFQVTALLNTDVEVNYYRNGGILHTVLRNLVK from the coding sequence ATGAACGATTACTTTAAAGCGCGCGATGTTTTGAAAGTGGGGAATAAGGAATACACCTACTATCGCCTCGACGCATTGGAAAAAGCGGGTCTGACCCAACTCAAGCGGCTTCCGTTTTCGATCCGCATTATGTTGGAAGCGGCTCTGCGTCAATGCAACGACAAGGAAATTACCCAGCAAGACGTGAAAAATATCGCCGCATGGACCCCCCTCCCGTCCCCCCTAAAGGGGGGAAGCCGCCCCGGCATCCCCTTCCTGCCTGCCCGCGTGATCATGCAGGATTTCACCGGCGTGCCAGCCATTGTTGATCTTGCCGCCATGCGCGCGGCGGTGGCGCGTCTCGGTGGCGACCCGAAGAAGATCAATCCGCTTGTGCCGGTCGATCTCGTCATTGACCATTCCATTCAAGTGGATTTCTTCGCCACCCCGGAAGCATTGCAACGCAACACCGAAATGGAATTTTTGCGCAACAAAGAACGCTATGAATTCCTCAAGTGGGGACAACATGCCTTCCAAAACTTCCGTGTGGTGCCGCCGATGACCGGTATTGTCCATCAAGTCAATTTGGAATATCTGGCTGATATGGTGATGACAAAGAAAGACGGCAAAGAAATCGTCGTATTCCCCGATACATTAGTTGGAACCGATTCGCACACCACGATGATCAACGGACTCGGCGTGGTCGGCTGGGGCGTGGGCGGCATCGAAGCCGAAGCCGTGATGCTTGGTCAACCGATGGACATGCTCCTGCCGGATGTGATCGGCTTCAAACTGCACGGCAAACTCAAAGAAGGCGTCACCGCCACCGACCTCGTCCTCACCGTCACACAGATGCTCCGCAAAAAAGGCGTGGTGGATAAATTCGTCGAGTTCTACGGACCCGGGCTTGAAACCATGTCGCTCCCCGACCGCGCGACCATCGGCAACATGGCTCCCGAATACGGCGCGACCATCGGCTATTTCCCGGTGGACAAAGAGACTCTTCGCTACATGCGGCTGACGGGCCGCTCCGAAGAAACCATCGCGTTGACGGAAGCCTACGCGCGCGCGCAAGGACTCTTCCATGATGCGTCCATGCATGAACCCGAATTCACCGACACGCTCGAACTGGACCTTGGGGCTGTTGTGCCATCGCTGGCTGGACCCAAACGTCCCCAGGATCGCATCCCGATGGTCGAGTTGAAAGAGACGTTCAGTAAAATCTTGAGCGCGCCGGTCAAAGAGCGCGGATTCGAATTGAAGCCCGAAGCCCTGAACGCCGAAGCCACCTACGGAACGAACGGCGGCTCGATGAAGATGAAGCATGGCGCGGTGGTCATCGCGGCGATCACGTCTTGCACGAACACAAGCAACCCGTCTGTGTTAGTGGCGGCAGGATTGCTCGCAAAGAAAGCCGTCGAAAAGGGACTCAACGTCAAGCCGTATGTGAAGACCTCGCTCGCGCCCGGTTCTCGCGTGGTGACCGAATATTTGAAGCAAGCCGACCTGCTCGATCCGCTCGCCAAACTCGGGTTCAACGTCATCGCTTACGGATGCACCACCTGCATCGGCAATTCAGGTCCGTTACCGGCCGAGGTGGCGAAGGCAGTCACAGGGTCCGATCTTGTAGCGGCGGCGGTGCTTTCTGGGAATCGAAACTTCGAGGGGAGAATCCACTCGCTGGTGAAGGCAAACTTCCTAGCCAGTCCGCCGCTTGTCGTCGCATACGCTTTGGCAGGGACAGTTGACATTGACCTCGATAAAGAACCGCTTGGCACAGGCTCCGATGGCGCGCCGGTGTATCTCAAAGATCTGTGGCCCTCGCAAAAAGAGATCAACGATGTCGCGTCGTCGAGCGTGCGCGCGGAAATGTTCAGGGACAAATATTCCGATGTGTTCAGCGGCTCGGACATGTGGAAGGATATCAAAGTGACCGGCGGCGATCTGTATGAGTGGGACGAGAACTCCACGTACATTCATCATCCGCCGTATTTCCAAACCTTGGCTCTCGACGCCAGCGAGGTGAAAGATATCAAAGGCGCGCGAGTGCTGGGCATGTTCGGCGACTCGATCACCACCGATCACATCTCCCCTGCCGGTAACATCGCGGTCGATTCGCCCGCCGGGAAATATTTACAGGAACGCGATGTGGCTCCGCAATACTTCAACTCGTATGGCTCGCGGCGCGGCAACGATCTCGTGATGGCGCGCGGCACGTTTGCGAATATCCGCCTCAAGAATCTTTTGGTTGCGCCAAAGGAAGGCAACTGGACGAAGCATCACACCTCGGGTGAGGTCATGTCCATTTTCGATGCGGCGATGAAATACCAGAGCGAAGGCGTGCCAAGCATCATCCTTGCCGGGAAAGAATACGGCTCCGGCTCCAGCCGCGACTGGGCGGCGAAAGGTCCGATGCTGCAAGGCGTGAAAGCGGTCATCGCCGAATCGTTCGAACGCATCCATCGCTCGAATTTGGTCGGCATGGGCGTACTGCCGTTGAAGTTCATGGATGGGCAGACTGCTGAGTCGCTTGGCTTGAAAGGCGATGAAGTATTCGACATCGCAGGCTTGAACAACATCTCACCGAAAGCAGTGTTGACGGCGAAGGCAACCAAAGCCGATGGATCAGTGGTCGAATTCCAAGTCACCGCTCTGCTGAACACTGATGTAGAGGTGAATTATTATCGCAACGGGGGTATTCTCCATACGGTGTTGAGGAATTTGGTGAAGTAG
- a CDS encoding trypsin-like peptidase domain-containing protein: protein MKRPLFAFLILTLAAMACQLPGLSPLPPAAPDSPAPAASTLVPVSSNPIPLDGSLASLYQQVIPGVVAIRTATGMGSGFVFDSAGHIVTNQHVIDGVSTAEIAFSSGYKAIGTVIGFDVDADVAVIKVNAPGEELHPLPIGDSDALLVGQPVVAIGNPFGLNGTMTQGIISGLGRTQPAHAAPDGGFFSTADIIQTDAAINPGNSGGPLFNLNGEVIGVNQSIRTDNVNEVTGNAVNSGVAFAISINLVKRVAPALIRDGKFEYPYLGISSNSDLGLDEVEALGLSQFTGAYVVGVVAGGPADQAGIRAGDSPTNIPGLNAGGDLIIALDGNPVITFDDLLSYLITNKSPGDTIILTVLRDGKSVDVPVVLGTRPR, encoded by the coding sequence ATGAAACGACCTCTATTCGCATTTTTGATTCTGACACTCGCGGCTATGGCGTGCCAACTCCCGGGTCTCTCGCCTCTTCCCCCAGCCGCGCCCGATTCGCCCGCGCCGGCCGCATCCACGCTTGTGCCGGTCTCCTCCAACCCCATCCCCTTGGACGGCTCGCTGGCATCGTTGTACCAACAGGTCATCCCCGGCGTGGTCGCCATTCGCACCGCCACAGGCATGGGCTCCGGTTTTGTGTTCGATAGCGCAGGACACATCGTCACCAACCAGCATGTGATCGACGGGGTCTCCACCGCCGAGATCGCCTTCTCCTCCGGCTATAAAGCCATCGGAACCGTCATCGGCTTCGATGTGGATGCGGATGTGGCTGTCATCAAAGTCAACGCGCCCGGCGAGGAACTCCATCCCCTCCCCATCGGCGATTCGGACGCGCTTTTGGTTGGTCAGCCCGTGGTTGCCATTGGCAATCCCTTCGGCTTGAACGGCACGATGACCCAGGGAATCATTTCCGGGCTTGGGCGCACCCAACCCGCGCACGCCGCCCCCGACGGCGGATTTTTCAGCACCGCCGATATCATCCAAACCGACGCGGCGATCAACCCCGGCAATTCGGGCGGTCCGCTGTTCAACCTCAATGGCGAAGTGATCGGCGTGAATCAATCCATCCGCACAGATAATGTCAACGAGGTGACCGGCAATGCCGTGAATTCAGGGGTTGCCTTTGCGATTTCGATCAATCTGGTCAAGCGCGTCGCGCCCGCCTTGATCCGCGATGGGAAATTTGAATATCCTTACCTTGGGATTTCATCGAACAGCGATTTGGGCTTGGACGAGGTGGAGGCGCTGGGGCTGTCACAATTCACCGGCGCGTACGTTGTCGGCGTGGTGGCTGGCGGACCTGCCGACCAGGCTGGCATCCGCGCGGGCGATTCGCCGACCAACATCCCCGGTTTGAACGCCGGCGGCGACCTCATCATCGCGTTAGACGGCAACCCCGTCATCACTTTTGACGATTTATTGAGTTATCTCATCACGAACAAATCCCCCGGCGATACGATCATCCTCACTGTTCTCCGCGATGGAAAATCTGTGGACGTTCCGGTAGTTTTGGGAACACGCCCTAGATAA
- a CDS encoding phosphoadenylyl-sulfate reductase: MFTPLEIEKLSEEFESRAPQEIIDWAVDAFWPQVALSSSFQTQSVPLLHMVSQAKRDILVYFLDTGYHFWETLTFREKLASEWKLNVLDLYRDARWDVFVRGQVRTLPLEDPNLCCFIHKVQPMQRGIKDMLAWISGIRRDQTAIRAQAKILELQEDGLLKINPLLNWTKADVKKYMEEHRLPSHPLLEKGYRSVGCSPCTVAIGLNDDERAGRWQGRGKVECGLHTDMFKHKDFSKLQSEFHVDVSSMERRKVDR, translated from the coding sequence ATGTTTACGCCGTTGGAGATCGAAAAACTTTCTGAAGAGTTTGAGTCGCGCGCGCCGCAAGAGATCATCGACTGGGCGGTGGATGCGTTCTGGCCCCAGGTTGCGCTCAGTTCTTCGTTCCAAACACAATCGGTTCCCCTGTTGCATATGGTCTCGCAAGCCAAGCGCGATATCCTGGTTTACTTTCTCGATACGGGCTATCACTTTTGGGAGACGTTGACCTTCCGCGAAAAACTCGCCTCCGAATGGAAACTGAATGTGTTGGACTTGTATCGCGACGCGCGCTGGGATGTGTTCGTGCGAGGACAGGTCCGCACCCTGCCGCTCGAGGACCCAAACTTGTGTTGCTTCATTCACAAAGTTCAACCCATGCAAAGAGGCATCAAAGATATGCTGGCATGGATCAGCGGCATCCGCCGCGACCAAACCGCCATCCGCGCTCAGGCGAAGATTCTGGAATTACAGGAAGATGGACTGCTGAAAATTAATCCGCTCTTGAATTGGACGAAGGCGGATGTGAAAAAGTATATGGAAGAACATCGCCTTCCATCGCATCCATTACTTGAAAAAGGGTATCGGAGCGTGGGATGCTCGCCATGCACGGTTGCGATCGGCTTGAATGACGATGAACGCGCGGGCCGTTGGCAGGGACGCGGCAAAGTGGAGTGTGGTCTTCACACCGACATGTTCAAGCACAAGGATTTTTCGAAACTGCAGAGCGAATTTCACGTGGATGTTTCGTCCATGGAGCGAAGGAAAGTGGATCGGTAG
- a CDS encoding class I SAM-dependent methyltransferase, which produces MDSATAARLIQLNKDFYTRFGDSFSATRHRIQPGARRVLETLKGDESILDLGCGNGEFARELAKRGHRGAYLGADFSLPLLREAESQPEGFSARFVEVDLTELSVNSNQLAVTDHWSLITAFAVLHHIPSIELRLNILRTVRQLLKPDGLFIHSNWQFLNSEKLKGRIKAWEGVSVTQSEVDAGDYLLDWRSGGEGLRYVHHFSESELGELADAAGFRVVETFSSDGETGNLGLYQVWKISV; this is translated from the coding sequence ATGGATTCAGCCACCGCCGCGCGCTTGATTCAACTCAACAAGGATTTTTACACTCGCTTCGGCGATTCGTTTTCCGCCACCCGCCATCGGATTCAACCCGGCGCGCGTCGAGTGCTTGAAACGCTGAAAGGGGACGAATCTATTTTGGATCTGGGATGCGGCAACGGAGAATTCGCCCGCGAACTGGCGAAGCGCGGACACCGCGGCGCGTATCTCGGCGCCGACTTCAGCCTGCCCCTCCTGCGTGAGGCGGAGTCTCAGCCTGAGGGATTCTCTGCCAGGTTCGTGGAAGTTGATCTTACGGAGTTATCAGTGAACAGTAATCAGTTAGCAGTGACTGATCACTGGTCACTGATCACTGCCTTTGCTGTTTTACATCATATCCCCTCGATCGAACTGCGGCTAAACATCCTCCGAACTGTTCGTCAACTTCTCAAGCCTGATGGATTGTTTATCCATTCCAACTGGCAGTTCCTCAACAGCGAAAAGCTGAAAGGGAGGATCAAGGCTTGGGAGGGCGTATCAGTTACCCAGTCCGAAGTGGATGCGGGCGATTATCTGCTCGACTGGCGGAGCGGGGGAGAGGGTCTGCGTTACGTCCATCACTTCAGCGAATCGGAGTTGGGAGAGTTGGCAGACGCGGCGGGCTTTCGGGTGGTGGAAACATTCTCATCCGATGGCGAAACGGGGAATTTGGGGTTGTATCAGGTGTGGAAGATTTCTGTGTAA
- a CDS encoding tRNA uridine(34) 5-carboxymethylaminomethyl modification radical SAM/GNAT enzyme Elp3: MNIERRELWRATHLLTPDKRELARFVLEEIQRGSDVTKTLRSHPLADGSGYLNKSMLVTLYNELVASGEMDADTRLLERLRMKPMRTLSGVTTVTVLTKPYPCPAKCIFCPTDARMPKSYLPDEPGAMRAVEHQFDPYAQVKSRITQLQALGHPTDKIELLILGGTWSSYKRDYQEWFVKRCFDAMNAVAPDEYPMEEQRLEIRELENSHSINETANHRNVGLVIETRPNEINPDEIRWLRHLGVTKVQMGAQSFDDRILEMNKRGHDVQRTREATALLRAAGFKIVLHWMPNLHGATPESDREDFAKLWNDFCPDEIKIYPNQLLANAELYEYWQRGEFTPYTTQELIDLIADIKPTIPRYCRVNRVIRDIPSTNVVEGNRRTSLRQDVQDELKRRGTKCQCVRCREVKSKSVDVESLRLDDLVYPAGAAEEHFISYVTPDDKIAGFVRLSLPKESSPQTEINDLEGAALIREVHVYGQSLPVGAEKDGAAQHVGLGTRLLEEAERIAIANGYKRMAVISAVGTRGYYLGRGFERGELYLVKKLD; encoded by the coding sequence ATGAATATCGAACGACGTGAATTATGGCGAGCAACTCATTTGCTCACCCCCGATAAGAGAGAACTGGCGCGTTTCGTGCTGGAGGAGATTCAGCGCGGGAGCGATGTGACGAAGACCCTGCGAAGTCATCCCCTCGCGGATGGGAGCGGGTATCTCAACAAGTCCATGCTGGTGACGTTGTACAATGAACTCGTCGCGTCCGGCGAAATGGACGCGGACACGCGCCTGCTCGAACGACTCCGCATGAAGCCGATGCGCACGCTTTCGGGCGTGACGACGGTGACGGTGTTGACGAAGCCGTATCCCTGCCCCGCGAAATGTATCTTCTGCCCCACCGATGCGCGGATGCCGAAATCGTATCTGCCTGATGAACCCGGCGCGATGCGGGCGGTGGAACATCAATTCGATCCGTACGCGCAAGTGAAGTCGCGCATCACACAGTTGCAGGCGTTGGGACATCCCACCGACAAAATTGAATTATTGATCCTCGGCGGCACGTGGTCATCGTATAAGCGGGATTATCAGGAGTGGTTCGTCAAGCGATGTTTTGACGCGATGAATGCCGTCGCTCCTGACGAATATCCGATGGAGGAGCAGAGATTAGAGATTAGAGAATTAGAGAATTCCCATTCCATCAATGAAACTGCAAACCACCGCAACGTGGGGCTGGTCATCGAGACGCGACCGAACGAGATCAACCCCGATGAAATCCGCTGGCTGCGTCACCTCGGCGTGACGAAGGTTCAGATGGGCGCGCAGAGTTTCGACGACCGCATCCTTGAAATGAACAAGCGCGGACACGACGTACAGCGCACGCGTGAAGCCACTGCCCTGCTCCGCGCGGCGGGATTCAAGATCGTGTTGCATTGGATGCCCAACTTGCACGGCGCGACTCCCGAATCGGACCGCGAAGATTTTGCGAAGTTGTGGAACGATTTCTGTCCCGATGAAATAAAAATCTACCCGAATCAGTTGCTTGCAAACGCTGAGTTGTATGAATACTGGCAACGCGGCGAGTTCACGCCATACACCACGCAAGAGTTGATTGACTTGATCGCGGACATCAAACCGACCATCCCGCGTTATTGCCGCGTCAACCGCGTCATTCGAGACATTCCATCTACAAATGTAGTGGAAGGGAATCGCAGAACTAGTTTACGGCAGGATGTTCAGGATGAGTTGAAACGGCGCGGGACGAAATGTCAATGCGTGAGATGCCGCGAGGTGAAAAGCAAGTCGGTGGATGTCGAGTCGCTGAGACTGGATGATCTCGTCTATCCAGCAGGCGCGGCGGAGGAGCATTTCATCTCGTATGTTACGCCTGACGATAAGATCGCGGGATTTGTGAGATTGTCTTTGCCGAAAGAAAGTTCTCCGCAAACTGAGATCAACGATTTGGAAGGCGCGGCATTGATCCGTGAAGTGCATGTGTATGGACAGTCTCTTCCCGTCGGCGCGGAGAAGGATGGCGCGGCGCAACACGTTGGGCTGGGGACTCGCTTGCTCGAAGAGGCGGAACGAATCGCAATCGCAAACGGATACAAACGCATGGCGGTCATCTCTGCGGTTGGCACGCGGGGATATTATCTCGGTCGCGGGTTTGAGCGGGGAGAACTCTATCTGGTGAAAAAACTTGACTAG
- a CDS encoding molybdopterin-dependent oxidoreductase, with the protein MFSFEGPDRRKEEERIKQEGRLPPGQALTFKFPVLHYGPVPRFNAATWDFHVWGEVEEEKRWTWDEFNKLPRAKIQMDIHCVTRWSKFDTVWEGVSIKSLVDQGFIKIKPTATHLMQHAEYGFTVNIPLEVALQDNFLLATHLNSEPISPDHGYPLRGVVGFLPGREEMETPYFWKGAKWLRSLEFMPRDRRGFWEQAGYHNRADVWKEERFG; encoded by the coding sequence ATGTTTTCATTTGAAGGACCCGATCGGCGCAAGGAAGAGGAACGCATCAAACAAGAAGGGCGTCTTCCGCCTGGTCAGGCGCTCACGTTCAAATTTCCTGTCTTGCATTACGGACCTGTGCCGCGCTTCAACGCCGCCACATGGGACTTCCATGTCTGGGGCGAAGTGGAAGAGGAAAAACGCTGGACGTGGGATGAGTTTAACAAATTGCCGCGCGCCAAAATTCAAATGGACATTCACTGCGTGACGCGCTGGAGTAAGTTCGATACCGTGTGGGAGGGCGTCTCGATCAAATCTCTGGTAGATCAGGGATTCATCAAGATCAAGCCGACCGCCACCCACCTCATGCAACACGCGGAATACGGGTTCACGGTCAACATCCCCTTGGAAGTCGCTTTGCAGGATAATTTTTTACTCGCCACCCACCTGAACAGCGAGCCGATCTCGCCCGATCATGGCTATCCCTTGCGCGGCGTGGTGGGTTTCCTCCCCGGACGGGAGGAGATGGAAACGCCGTATTTCTGGAAAGGCGCAAAATGGCTCCGCTCGCTGGAGTTCATGCCGCGCGATCGCCGCGGGTTTTGGGAACAGGCGGGTTACCACAATCGCGCAGATGTTTGGAAGGAAGAGCGGTTTGGGTGA
- a CDS encoding J domain-containing protein: MDYKDYYKILGVERKASDDDIRKAYRKLAKQHHPDYNPNDKKAEERFKEINEAYEVLGDSKKRSTYDRLGSDYSQWQRGGGTPGDFNWGQYGGTRVNVDDLNDLFGGSGGGFSDFFQTIFGMGGRQSPRAQTQGYQQELEITLEEAYKGATRLIDSDSRKKQVRIPAGVRTGSKVRVAGAGPNGMDLYLIVDVQEDKRFERRGDDLHATATTSVFTAMLGGDADVETFEGKIKLNIPAGTQPEQVFRLAGRGMPHLKNHAAKGDLYVRLKVQIPKYLNPKQRELLEEISKIKF, encoded by the coding sequence ATGGATTACAAAGACTACTACAAAATTCTCGGCGTGGAGCGCAAAGCCAGCGACGACGACATCCGCAAAGCGTATCGCAAACTGGCGAAACAGCATCACCCCGATTACAACCCGAACGATAAAAAAGCCGAAGAACGCTTCAAAGAGATCAATGAAGCGTATGAAGTGTTGGGCGATTCTAAAAAACGTTCGACGTACGACAGGCTCGGCTCCGATTATTCGCAATGGCAGAGAGGCGGCGGAACGCCGGGTGATTTCAATTGGGGTCAATACGGCGGCACGCGCGTCAATGTAGATGATCTCAACGATCTGTTCGGCGGGAGCGGCGGAGGCTTCTCCGATTTCTTCCAAACCATTTTTGGGATGGGCGGAAGACAATCGCCGCGCGCGCAAACCCAGGGTTACCAACAGGAACTGGAGATCACACTTGAAGAGGCGTACAAAGGCGCAACACGCCTGATCGATTCGGATAGCAGAAAAAAACAGGTCCGCATCCCGGCGGGCGTGCGCACCGGCTCGAAAGTCCGCGTGGCGGGAGCAGGTCCCAACGGGATGGATTTGTACTTGATCGTGGATGTTCAGGAAGATAAACGCTTCGAACGCCGCGGGGACGACTTGCACGCCACAGCGACAACCAGCGTGTTCACCGCCATGCTCGGCGGCGATGCCGATGTGGAAACGTTCGAAGGCAAGATCAAACTCAACATTCCCGCCGGCACGCAACCTGAGCAGGTCTTTCGCCTGGCTGGGCGGGGAATGCCTCATTTGAAAAATCATGCCGCCAAAGGCGACCTGTATGTTCGCTTGAAAGTTCAAATCCCCAAATACCTGAACCCCAAACAACGCGAATTACTCGAAGAAATTTCAAAGATCAAATTCTAA